A window from Nitrospira sp. ND1 encodes these proteins:
- the atpD gene encoding F0F1 ATP synthase subunit beta: MSTGKVIQVIGPVVDVEFPPGQLPNIYNALKVTQEENKAAGKPAVRITLEVASHLGENRVRGIAMSTTDGLTRGMDVQDTGAPISVPVGRETLGRLINVLGEPVDEKGPIKAKKTYPIHRPAPRLEDQDTKTEVLETGIKVVDLLEPYSKGGKVGLFGGAGVGKTVIIMELINNIALHHGGFSVFAGVGERTREGNDLWHEMQESKVIDPDDHTKSKAALVYGQMNEPPGARLRVALTGLAVAEFFRDEENQDVLLFVDNIFRFTQAGSEVSALLGRMPSAVGYQPNLSTEMGALQERITSTKKGSITSVQAIYVPADDLTDPAPATAFAHLDATTVLSRQLAELGIYPAVDPLDSTSRILDPQVIGEEHYKVARGVQSVLQRYKDLQDIIAILGMDELSEDDKMAVARARKIQRFLSQPFHVAEAFTGAPGKYVKLKDTVRSFKEILEGKYDHLPEQAFYMVGPIEEAVAKAEKMGVKV, translated from the coding sequence ATGAGCACAGGAAAAGTCATTCAAGTCATCGGCCCCGTGGTCGACGTGGAATTTCCCCCCGGTCAATTGCCGAACATCTACAATGCGCTCAAGGTGACGCAGGAAGAGAACAAGGCAGCCGGGAAGCCGGCCGTGCGGATCACGCTTGAAGTCGCATCGCATCTCGGTGAGAACCGCGTCCGCGGCATCGCGATGTCGACGACGGACGGTCTGACTCGCGGCATGGATGTGCAGGATACGGGCGCCCCGATTTCTGTTCCCGTCGGTCGTGAGACCCTGGGACGGCTGATCAACGTGTTGGGTGAGCCGGTCGATGAAAAGGGTCCGATCAAGGCGAAGAAAACTTACCCCATTCACCGGCCTGCGCCGCGATTGGAAGATCAGGACACGAAGACCGAAGTGCTCGAGACCGGTATCAAGGTGGTCGATCTGTTGGAGCCGTACAGCAAGGGTGGCAAGGTCGGGCTCTTCGGCGGAGCCGGAGTCGGCAAGACCGTCATCATCATGGAGCTCATCAATAACATCGCGCTCCACCACGGTGGATTCTCGGTGTTCGCCGGCGTCGGTGAACGTACCCGTGAGGGCAACGACCTTTGGCACGAAATGCAGGAGTCCAAGGTCATCGATCCCGACGACCATACGAAGTCCAAGGCGGCATTGGTCTACGGTCAGATGAACGAGCCACCCGGAGCCCGTCTACGGGTCGCGCTGACTGGACTCGCTGTTGCCGAATTTTTCCGCGACGAAGAAAATCAGGACGTGTTGTTGTTCGTCGACAATATCTTCCGGTTCACGCAGGCGGGATCGGAAGTGTCCGCGTTGCTTGGCCGTATGCCATCGGCGGTCGGTTATCAGCCGAACCTGTCCACCGAAATGGGTGCGCTACAGGAACGGATTACGTCTACCAAGAAGGGCTCCATCACTTCAGTGCAGGCGATTTACGTGCCGGCCGACGACTTGACCGACCCGGCTCCGGCGACGGCCTTTGCGCACTTGGATGCGACGACCGTGTTGTCCCGGCAGTTGGCTGAGTTGGGTATTTACCCGGCGGTCGATCCACTCGATTCCACGTCACGTATTCTCGATCCGCAAGTCATCGGAGAAGAGCATTACAAGGTGGCCCGCGGCGTTCAGTCCGTATTGCAGCGCTATAAAGATTTGCAGGACATCATCGCCATTCTCGGTATGGATGAATTGTCTGAAGACGACAAGATGGCCGTGGCGCGCGCGCGCAAAATTCAGCGCTTCCTTTCCCAGCCGTTCCATGTGGCCGAGGCGTTCACCGGCGCGCCGGGCAAGTACGTGAAGCTCAAGGATACGGTCCGGAGCTTCAAGGAAATCCTCGAAGGGAAGTACGACCACCTGCCGGAGCAGGCGTTCTACATGGTCGGTCCGATCGAGGAAGCCGTCGCGAAGGCGGAAAAGATGGGAGTCAAGGTTTAG
- a CDS encoding RluA family pseudouridine synthase, whose amino-acid sequence MQTEFVISAGEQPKRLDVFLVHREPKLSRAALQRMITAGWVRVNSLIAKSSQRIKAGDVIVFDAPQAAPLRIDGETKQLEILFEDHACLVLNKPVGIVVHPSPGHWSNTLLNALLDHCARGGAVATPGVVHRLDKDTSGVMVVAKTEEAHRKLSVQFERHSITRHYEALVVGVPAKSEGRIEAALGPDRHHPKRTSTQTLQPKRAVTDYRVEEAFGEAAARIVLSPHTGRTHQIRAHLQSINHPILGDQVYGGERVGAIAGYEIPRVMLHARRLGFTHPVTGMYGEWTAATPSDFDRVRGVLCAGRLERKT is encoded by the coding sequence ATGCAAACGGAATTTGTCATCTCTGCCGGGGAGCAGCCCAAACGGTTGGACGTATTCCTCGTGCACCGCGAGCCGAAGCTCTCGCGCGCGGCCTTGCAGCGGATGATTACTGCGGGCTGGGTGCGGGTTAATAGTCTGATCGCCAAATCGAGTCAGCGAATCAAAGCGGGAGATGTCATCGTCTTTGATGCGCCTCAGGCTGCCCCGTTACGGATCGATGGCGAGACAAAACAGCTGGAGATTCTGTTTGAGGATCATGCGTGCCTGGTGCTGAATAAGCCCGTCGGGATCGTGGTCCACCCGTCCCCTGGACATTGGTCCAACACGCTGCTGAATGCATTACTAGACCATTGCGCCCGCGGAGGTGCGGTGGCGACGCCCGGCGTGGTGCATCGTTTGGATAAAGATACATCTGGCGTGATGGTGGTGGCCAAGACAGAGGAGGCGCATCGAAAACTGTCGGTGCAGTTCGAACGACATTCCATTACCCGTCACTATGAAGCGCTCGTCGTGGGCGTGCCGGCTAAATCGGAAGGCCGGATCGAGGCTGCGCTTGGTCCGGATCGGCACCATCCCAAACGCACCTCAACCCAGACGCTTCAGCCGAAGCGTGCGGTCACAGACTATCGAGTCGAAGAAGCCTTTGGCGAAGCGGCGGCGCGCATCGTGCTCAGTCCTCACACAGGCCGTACGCACCAGATACGGGCCCATCTTCAAAGCATCAACCATCCCATCCTCGGGGACCAGGTCTATGGGGGTGAGCGGGTCGGTGCGATAGCAGGGTATGAGATTCCCCGAGTGATGCTACATGCGCGTCGGTTGGGGTTCACACATCCTGTCACCGGGATGTATGGCGAGTGGACGGCTGCCACGCCGTCCGATTTTGACAGGGTACGAGGAGTGCTATGCGCCGGGCGATTAGAGCGAAAGACCTGA
- a CDS encoding DUF3365 domain-containing protein translates to MTSSQKLLRVTTLLGFALVCATVLWPSHALPENAPVTLPIETVANYLHAVIEADRDVYTRHVVERLQTKGVVVASENWEQKNTLPLPAQFLMESGRYIAKKGLGIQYRLISLWPINKRNVAANELEKAGLGTILTQPNRPHTGFMKIGETRYFQAVYADLAATQACLGCHNAHPDSPKRDFKLNDVMGAIVITIPVGQ, encoded by the coding sequence ATGACATCCTCTCAAAAATTGCTGCGGGTCACGACCTTGCTGGGATTCGCATTGGTCTGCGCGACTGTGTTGTGGCCCAGTCACGCACTGCCTGAGAATGCACCGGTCACCCTGCCGATCGAAACGGTGGCTAACTATCTACACGCCGTGATTGAAGCAGACCGGGATGTGTATACCAGACATGTCGTCGAGCGCTTGCAAACAAAGGGTGTGGTCGTGGCATCGGAGAACTGGGAGCAGAAGAATACGCTGCCCCTACCGGCTCAATTTTTGATGGAGTCGGGACGGTACATCGCCAAGAAAGGGTTAGGAATTCAGTACCGGCTGATCAGCTTGTGGCCGATCAACAAGCGCAATGTCGCGGCGAACGAGCTTGAGAAGGCCGGGCTCGGAACCATCTTGACGCAACCGAATCGACCCCACACCGGCTTTATGAAGATCGGGGAGACGCGCTATTTTCAAGCGGTGTATGCCGATCTCGCGGCCACCCAAGCCTGCCTCGGTTGCCACAACGCGCATCCCGACAGCCCCAAACGTGATTTCAAGCTGAATGATGTGATGGGTGCAATCGTGATTACGATCCCCGTCGGGCAATAA
- a CDS encoding F0F1 ATP synthase subunit epsilon gives MAGKILLEVVTPEKLLLSQEVDEVIAPGSEGEFGVLPGHCHLLSSLRIGELRYKTQDAWHYMSILWGYAEVTPSKVTVMAEIAEKAEDIDVGRAQQAVEKAEQRLQAGGLPSEVKEAQISLEKARLRKKIADRAKKAGHA, from the coding sequence ATGGCCGGGAAGATTCTATTAGAAGTCGTGACGCCGGAGAAGTTGCTCCTGAGCCAGGAGGTCGATGAAGTCATCGCTCCGGGTAGCGAGGGAGAATTCGGCGTCCTGCCTGGACACTGCCATCTTCTCTCCAGCCTGCGCATCGGAGAGCTGCGGTACAAGACTCAGGACGCGTGGCACTACATGTCGATCCTGTGGGGCTACGCCGAGGTCACACCATCCAAAGTGACTGTGATGGCGGAGATCGCCGAGAAGGCCGAAGACATCGATGTCGGTCGTGCGCAACAGGCCGTCGAAAAGGCCGAACAGAGACTGCAGGCCGGTGGGCTCCCTTCCGAAGTGAAGGAAGCTCAGATCAGCCTCGAAAAGGCCCGTCTCCGAAAAAAGATCGCGGACCGTGCCAAAAAAGCCGGGCACGCCTAA
- a CDS encoding DUF3365 domain-containing protein produces MGGKLAFVATCLILVSGLAKTGLAAELPEIPPEVVADYLHAVIEADRTFYTIHVVERMQKQGGTPASETWRKDKTTLPLPAQFLREASELATLTGTRVRYRLMSLWPINPQNAPASNSERNSLEAVRLHPERSVSGTVTIGSQSYFQAVYADRAVTQACIACHNAHPQSPKHDFKIDDVMGGMVIEIPLSKE; encoded by the coding sequence ATGGGAGGGAAGCTCGCGTTCGTCGCAACGTGCCTGATCCTGGTGAGCGGACTCGCGAAAACAGGACTAGCAGCAGAGCTGCCGGAAATCCCCCCCGAAGTAGTCGCTGACTACCTACATGCAGTGATTGAAGCGGACCGAACGTTTTACACCATCCATGTTGTCGAGCGAATGCAGAAACAGGGCGGTACACCCGCATCGGAAACCTGGCGGAAGGACAAGACCACGTTGCCGCTGCCGGCCCAATTTCTGCGGGAGGCCAGTGAATTGGCAACCTTGACCGGAACCAGGGTGCGCTACCGCCTCATGAGCTTGTGGCCGATCAACCCTCAGAACGCACCGGCGAGCAACTCGGAGCGAAACAGCCTGGAAGCCGTGCGACTCCACCCCGAACGGTCTGTTTCCGGCACCGTCACCATCGGTAGTCAGTCTTATTTCCAAGCCGTCTATGCCGACCGCGCCGTAACACAGGCCTGCATCGCTTGCCACAATGCGCACCCGCAAAGCCCGAAACACGATTTCAAGATCGATGACGTCATGGGCGGGATGGTGATAGAAATTCCCCTGAGCAAGGAGTAG
- a CDS encoding circularly permuted type 2 ATP-grasp protein: MKFSTYDPGEFYDELFEGIGRPRRGSALLLRKFASLPDGELRKRQQAAERVILNMGMTFGVYGSDEGHEQIFPFDIVPRIVEAPDWTLIDTGLRQRLRALNLFIDDVYDEQKILKDNVIPSELIYSSKGFLKACWGLNPPRGIWCHIAGIDLVRISDGRYYVLEDNMRCPSGVAYVLEARQVMKRTFPELFEAYRVRPVDEYPSRLLETLRSLSDLPDPTIVILTPGSYNSAYYEHSLLAQKMGVELVEASDLVVIDGSVHMRTTKGSQRVDVIYRRINDEYLDPLVFRPDSLLGVPGVMEAYKNGRVAIANAPGTGVADDKAIYAYVPKIINYYLAEEPILPNVPTYVCWERRDRDYVLEHLDQLVVKATNEAGGYGMMIGPQASQQEREDCARRIQADPRNYIAQPTLALSRSPTLVEDHIEGRHVDLRPYVLQGKGFYVLPGGMTRVALRKGSLVVNSSQGGGNKDTWVLS, translated from the coding sequence ATGAAGTTTTCCACCTACGACCCAGGCGAGTTCTACGACGAATTGTTTGAAGGGATCGGCCGGCCCCGGCGGGGAAGCGCGTTACTGCTGCGGAAGTTTGCATCGCTCCCCGATGGAGAACTTAGAAAGCGCCAGCAAGCAGCGGAACGCGTCATCCTGAACATGGGCATGACGTTCGGCGTGTACGGCAGCGACGAGGGGCACGAGCAGATCTTTCCCTTCGACATCGTACCGCGGATTGTGGAGGCACCGGATTGGACGCTCATCGACACTGGCCTTCGCCAACGCCTGCGCGCACTAAACCTATTTATCGATGATGTGTATGACGAGCAAAAGATCCTCAAAGATAACGTCATCCCGAGCGAACTGATCTATTCCAGCAAAGGGTTTCTGAAAGCCTGCTGGGGGCTCAATCCCCCTCGCGGCATCTGGTGTCACATCGCCGGGATCGACCTGGTGCGCATCAGCGACGGCCGCTATTATGTCCTTGAGGATAATATGCGCTGCCCGTCCGGGGTGGCGTATGTGCTGGAAGCCAGACAGGTGATGAAACGAACTTTTCCAGAGCTGTTTGAGGCCTATCGCGTCAGACCGGTCGATGAATACCCAAGCCGCCTGCTGGAAACCCTTCGGTCCTTGTCGGACCTCCCCGATCCGACGATCGTGATCCTCACGCCCGGCAGCTACAATTCCGCCTACTACGAACATTCACTTCTGGCTCAAAAAATGGGTGTGGAACTGGTGGAAGCCAGTGACCTGGTCGTCATCGATGGCTCGGTCCACATGCGCACCACGAAGGGCTCTCAACGGGTGGACGTGATCTATCGGCGGATCAATGACGAATATTTGGACCCGTTGGTGTTCCGTCCCGATTCTCTGCTGGGAGTTCCCGGTGTCATGGAGGCCTATAAGAACGGCCGCGTGGCGATCGCGAATGCGCCCGGCACCGGCGTCGCCGATGATAAGGCGATCTATGCCTACGTCCCCAAGATCATCAACTACTACTTGGCAGAGGAACCGATACTCCCCAACGTGCCCACCTACGTCTGCTGGGAACGCCGGGATCGAGACTACGTGCTGGAACATCTCGATCAGTTGGTAGTCAAGGCGACGAACGAAGCCGGTGGGTACGGCATGATGATCGGCCCCCAGGCCTCTCAGCAAGAACGAGAAGACTGTGCCCGTCGCATCCAGGCCGACCCTCGCAACTACATCGCTCAGCCCACGCTCGCGCTCTCCCGATCGCCGACTCTGGTGGAAGACCATATCGAGGGACGACATGTCGATCTTCGTCCGTACGTCTTGCAGGGGAAAGGGTTCTATGTGTTGCCGGGCGGCATGACTCGCGTGGCCTTGAGAAAAGGGTCCTTGGTCGTCAATTCCTCCCAAGGTGGCGGCAACAAAGATACGTGGGTGCTGTCATGA
- a CDS encoding alpha-E domain-containing protein — MLSRVASSIYWVNRYIERAENYARFIEVNLNLSLDLPRGTVEQWEPLVATTGDHEMFVARYGKATKETVLHFLVADAENQNSILSCLLGARENARSIKEIIPSEMWEQVNRFYLMVRDAVTRGMSHHDLHAFLADVKAASHLLWGITDATMSHGEGWHFARLGRLLERADKTSRILDVKYFILLPTADEVGTPFDIIQWSDLLKSASALEMYYKRYGRIAPDDVAAFLILEPTFPRAIRYCLIKAEDSLHAISGSERGSYQNLAEKRLGRLRAELDFVDIEDCVTRGLHEFVDHFQARLNQVGEAISETFFVPRRVHYTESVTEEQ; from the coding sequence ATGCTGAGCAGAGTGGCCAGTTCCATCTATTGGGTGAACCGCTACATCGAACGGGCGGAAAACTATGCCCGGTTCATCGAGGTCAATTTGAATCTCTCTCTTGACCTTCCTCGCGGCACGGTCGAGCAGTGGGAGCCGCTGGTCGCGACGACGGGCGATCATGAGATGTTTGTCGCGCGCTATGGAAAAGCGACGAAGGAGACGGTGCTTCATTTCCTTGTGGCGGATGCCGAGAACCAGAATTCCATTCTGTCCTGTCTCCTGGGCGCGCGGGAAAACGCACGGTCGATCAAGGAAATCATCCCCAGTGAAATGTGGGAACAGGTCAACCGCTTTTACCTGATGGTCAGGGACGCCGTCACTCGCGGGATGTCGCACCATGACCTCCACGCATTTTTGGCCGACGTCAAAGCCGCGAGCCATCTACTGTGGGGAATCACCGATGCCACCATGTCCCATGGAGAGGGTTGGCACTTTGCACGGCTCGGCCGCCTCCTCGAACGAGCGGACAAAACCTCTCGCATTCTCGATGTCAAATATTTCATCCTCTTGCCGACCGCCGATGAAGTCGGCACGCCGTTCGACATCATCCAATGGTCGGATTTATTGAAATCCGCGAGCGCCTTAGAGATGTATTACAAACGGTATGGACGCATCGCTCCGGATGACGTGGCCGCCTTTCTCATCCTTGAACCCACCTTCCCGCGGGCAATCCGCTATTGCCTCATTAAAGCGGAGGACTCCCTGCACGCGATTAGCGGATCCGAACGGGGATCCTATCAAAACTTGGCCGAAAAACGATTGGGACGCCTGCGCGCCGAACTAGACTTTGTCGACATCGAAGACTGCGTCACAAGGGGTCTGCATGAATTTGTGGACCACTTTCAAGCACGACTCAACCAAGTAGGCGAGGCTATTTCTGAAACGTTCTTCGTGCCTCGCCGAGTTCACTACACAGAGTCCGTCACGGAGGAGCAATGA
- the atpG gene encoding ATP synthase F1 subunit gamma, translating into MPSLQSLRRKIAAFKNTQKITKAMKMVAAAKLKRSQDRILAARPYAHKMRGVLSNLSQRVNRTSHPLLQKREGKKIEILVVTSDRGLCGGFNGNIVRKSSEFVRQCEAQGLSVNLSLIGRKGRDYFRRRAWPIRQEWTGIFDKLSFEHAIDIGGDLTENFVKGTFDELYVVYNEFKSAIQQRVIVEKLFPIDAAAEFGAAPTATEQSAVGGSYLYEPDEGELLNVLVPKHFQIQAYRILLESAAAEHGARMAAMDGATRNAGQLIKKVTLYYNKTRQAAITKELMDIVGGAEALK; encoded by the coding sequence ATGCCGAGCTTACAATCTCTCCGGCGGAAAATCGCCGCCTTCAAGAATACGCAGAAGATTACCAAGGCCATGAAAATGGTCGCGGCCGCGAAGCTCAAGCGTTCGCAGGATCGCATTTTGGCTGCGAGGCCTTACGCCCATAAAATGCGCGGGGTGCTCAGCAATCTCAGTCAGCGCGTCAACCGTACCTCCCACCCGCTGCTTCAAAAACGCGAGGGGAAGAAAATCGAAATTCTCGTTGTCACGAGCGACCGCGGCTTGTGCGGCGGATTTAACGGCAACATCGTGCGGAAGAGCTCAGAGTTCGTCCGACAGTGCGAAGCGCAGGGGCTCTCGGTCAATCTCAGCCTGATCGGCCGTAAGGGGCGTGACTATTTCCGCCGTCGTGCCTGGCCGATCCGACAGGAGTGGACCGGAATCTTCGACAAGCTGAGCTTCGAACATGCCATCGACATCGGCGGCGACCTGACGGAAAATTTTGTGAAGGGCACGTTCGACGAACTCTACGTCGTCTACAACGAGTTCAAGTCTGCGATCCAGCAGCGGGTGATCGTTGAGAAATTGTTCCCCATCGATGCGGCCGCCGAATTCGGAGCGGCGCCGACTGCGACCGAGCAGTCCGCAGTCGGCGGTAGTTACTTGTATGAGCCGGATGAGGGCGAGCTTCTGAATGTCTTGGTCCCGAAGCATTTTCAGATTCAAGCCTATCGCATCCTTCTGGAGTCGGCGGCGGCCGAACACGGGGCACGCATGGCAGCCATGGACGGTGCGACTCGCAATGCAGGGCAACTCATCAAAAAAGTCACCTTGTATTACAACAAGACTCGCCAGGCGGCTATCACCAAAGAACTCATGGACATCGTGGGCGGCGCAGAAGCCCTGAAATAA
- the atpA gene encoding F0F1 ATP synthase subunit alpha has product MQIKAEEISSIIKEKIKGFDQQVDVSQTGSVIQVGDGIAKIYGLDGAMAGEMLEFPGGLYGIALNLEEDNVGAVLMGDDVGIKEGDPVKRTGRIAEIPVGEALIGRVVNAIGQPIDGKGPINSQHSSRIEVVAPGVNTRQSVREPLQTGIKAIDAMIPIGRGQRELIIGDRQTGKTAIAVDTIINQKGLGVFCIYVAVGQKRSTVARVVKTLEENHAMEYTMVVAATASDPAPMQFLAPFSGAAIGEYFRDNGKHALIVYDDLSKHAVAYRQLSLLLRRPPGREAYPGDVFYLHSRLLERAAKLSDKLGGGSLTALPIIETQAGDVSAYIPTNVISITDGQIYLGSDLFYSGIRPAINVGLSVSRVGGSAQIKTMKQVAGTLRLDLAQYREMAAFSQFGSELDKATQMQLARGVRMVELLKQGQYKPMPVADQVLSIYAGVNGFLDDVPVDKVLQFEADLLHYVAQNHQDMRKDIATVGKIDDKVGGKLKEIITTFKQKMGYGAK; this is encoded by the coding sequence ATGCAGATCAAGGCAGAAGAGATCAGCTCCATCATTAAAGAGAAGATCAAGGGCTTCGATCAACAGGTCGATGTCAGCCAGACCGGTTCCGTCATCCAGGTCGGAGACGGCATCGCGAAAATCTACGGATTAGACGGCGCGATGGCCGGAGAAATGCTCGAGTTCCCGGGGGGCCTGTACGGCATCGCGTTGAACCTCGAAGAAGACAATGTCGGCGCCGTGTTGATGGGTGATGATGTCGGGATCAAGGAAGGCGATCCGGTCAAGCGCACTGGGCGTATTGCGGAAATCCCGGTTGGTGAAGCGTTGATCGGACGGGTGGTGAACGCGATCGGTCAGCCGATCGACGGCAAAGGCCCGATCAATTCCCAACATTCTTCCCGTATCGAAGTCGTGGCACCCGGTGTGAACACGAGACAGTCGGTGCGTGAGCCGCTGCAAACGGGCATCAAGGCCATCGACGCCATGATCCCCATCGGTCGTGGTCAGCGTGAGTTGATCATCGGAGACCGGCAGACCGGAAAAACAGCTATCGCCGTCGATACCATCATCAACCAGAAGGGCCTCGGTGTATTCTGTATCTACGTCGCCGTCGGTCAGAAGCGTTCTACGGTTGCGCGGGTGGTCAAGACCCTCGAAGAAAATCACGCCATGGAATACACCATGGTCGTGGCGGCGACGGCCAGCGATCCGGCGCCGATGCAGTTCCTGGCCCCCTTCTCCGGCGCCGCGATCGGTGAATATTTCCGCGACAACGGCAAGCATGCGTTGATTGTGTACGACGATTTGTCCAAGCACGCGGTGGCCTATCGTCAGCTGTCCTTGCTGCTGCGCCGTCCGCCGGGCCGTGAAGCCTATCCGGGCGACGTGTTCTATCTGCACTCCCGCTTGCTGGAGCGCGCGGCGAAGTTGAGCGATAAGTTGGGCGGAGGCAGCCTGACGGCCCTTCCGATCATCGAGACGCAAGCCGGCGACGTGTCGGCCTACATTCCGACCAACGTCATTTCTATTACCGATGGACAGATTTACCTGGGCAGCGACTTGTTCTATTCCGGTATTCGTCCCGCGATCAACGTCGGATTGTCGGTGTCACGTGTCGGCGGATCCGCGCAGATCAAAACTATGAAGCAGGTCGCAGGTACGCTCCGGTTAGATCTCGCGCAATATCGTGAAATGGCCGCCTTCTCCCAGTTCGGGAGCGAACTCGACAAGGCGACCCAGATGCAGCTCGCCCGTGGCGTACGTATGGTGGAATTGCTCAAACAAGGGCAATACAAGCCGATGCCGGTTGCCGATCAAGTCTTGTCGATTTACGCGGGCGTCAACGGATTCCTGGACGATGTCCCCGTAGACAAGGTGCTGCAATTCGAGGCGGACCTGCTCCATTACGTGGCGCAGAATCACCAGGACATGCGGAAAGATATCGCCACGGTCGGAAAGATCGATGACAAGGTCGGCGGCAAGCTGAAAGAAATCATCACGACCTTTAAGCAGAAAATGGGCTACGGAGCAAAATAG
- a CDS encoding RluA family pseudouridine synthase translates to MNRISSTPVEIVVTGGESSKRIDVFLANRDPTFSRSALQRLIGEGRILINGQTIRPSQKIKPGDRIRLEVPRPEPLDLKPEAIPFDILHEDADLLVLHKPAGLVVHPAPGNWSGTLVNALLHHFATSGVTPSHIGGKERPGLVHRLDKETSGVMVIAKTDQAHRALAAQFKLHTITRVYEALIWGVPKKGHGLIELAIGRDTKERKKFSARTTKPKPSATDYQVDERYGKIAAHVRLSPRTGRTHQLRVHLTSIDHPILGDKTYGGAKVMSVAGVPIPRVMLHARTLGFTHPTGGEYHQFDVPCPPDMEQVQDLLRAATAH, encoded by the coding sequence GTGAATAGGATCAGTAGCACTCCGGTTGAAATTGTCGTGACCGGAGGAGAATCGTCCAAGCGGATCGATGTCTTCCTTGCCAACCGCGACCCGACCTTCTCTCGTTCGGCCTTGCAGCGCTTGATCGGAGAAGGGCGCATTCTCATCAATGGCCAGACGATCCGGCCAAGTCAGAAGATCAAACCGGGTGACCGCATCCGGCTGGAGGTGCCGCGGCCTGAACCGCTGGATCTCAAACCGGAGGCCATCCCCTTTGATATTCTGCACGAAGATGCGGACTTACTCGTGCTCCATAAGCCGGCCGGCCTCGTGGTGCACCCGGCGCCGGGGAATTGGTCCGGGACGTTAGTGAACGCCCTCTTGCATCACTTTGCGACCTCGGGTGTCACCCCGTCGCATATCGGAGGTAAGGAACGCCCAGGACTCGTTCACCGATTGGACAAAGAAACCTCGGGCGTCATGGTGATTGCGAAAACGGACCAGGCGCATCGCGCGCTGGCCGCGCAGTTCAAGCTCCACACGATCACCAGGGTGTACGAAGCCTTGATTTGGGGCGTACCCAAAAAGGGGCATGGCCTCATTGAACTGGCGATCGGGCGCGATACCAAAGAGCGGAAAAAGTTTTCGGCGCGGACGACCAAACCGAAACCTTCGGCGACCGACTATCAGGTTGATGAGCGGTACGGCAAGATCGCGGCCCATGTGCGCCTCTCCCCCAGAACCGGACGCACCCATCAGCTGCGGGTCCATCTCACGTCGATCGATCATCCCATCCTGGGGGATAAGACATACGGCGGGGCCAAAGTGATGTCGGTGGCGGGGGTGCCGATTCCCCGTGTCATGCTCCACGCGCGTACGCTGGGATTTACGCATCCCACCGGCGGGGAGTACCATCAGTTCGATGTGCCCTGTCCGCCTGATATGGAGCAGGTGCAGGATCTCCTTCGCGCAGCCACGGCGCATTAG
- the atpH gene encoding ATP synthase F1 subunit delta, giving the protein MIKTAVARRYAKALFELLDTPSIEPARSALNGLGEAFTQSAALRHAIASPVFPEETKLGALIELATRLGCPPVGQRFLELLVKKNRVSFLPDIAEAFAKLVDQSKGTQQVLVSSANALPAAEQDRITTRLRDLLQRDVDVTFHTEPEHVAGLHIRLGSTVVDSTVRGRLSAMQRVLTKE; this is encoded by the coding sequence GTGATTAAGACAGCCGTCGCACGTCGATACGCAAAAGCTCTGTTCGAACTTCTTGATACCCCAAGCATCGAGCCCGCCCGCTCGGCGTTGAACGGGCTGGGAGAGGCCTTCACGCAGTCCGCTGCGTTACGCCATGCCATCGCTTCTCCTGTGTTCCCGGAAGAAACCAAATTGGGTGCGCTGATTGAATTGGCCACTCGACTCGGATGCCCGCCGGTCGGCCAGAGATTTCTCGAACTCTTGGTCAAAAAGAATCGGGTCAGTTTCCTGCCGGACATCGCCGAGGCCTTCGCCAAGCTCGTGGATCAATCCAAGGGGACGCAGCAAGTGCTCGTGTCATCCGCGAATGCCTTGCCCGCGGCCGAGCAGGATCGGATCACCACCCGATTGCGCGATCTTTTACAGCGCGACGTCGATGTCACCTTCCATACAGAACCTGAACATGTCGCCGGCCTCCACATCCGCCTGGGCAGCACCGTCGTAGACAGCACGGTCCGGGGCCGACTGAGCGCCATGCAGCGTGTGTTGACCAAGGAGTAG